A region from the Pseudomonas promysalinigenes genome encodes:
- a CDS encoding branched-chain amino acid ABC transporter substrate-binding protein: MIKISKLFAAMVLAGVASHSFAADTIKIGIAGPKTGPVTQYGDMQFIGAKQAIKDINAKGGVDGKQLVAVEYDDACDPKQAVAVANKVVNDGVKFVVGHLCSSSTQPASDVYEDEGVIMITPAATSPDITARGYKMIFRTIGLDSAQGPAAGNYIADYVKPKVVAVLHDKQQYGEGIATAVKQTLEKKGVKVAVFEGLNAGDKDFSSIIQKLKQNNVDFVYYGGYHPELGLILRQSQEKGLKAKFMGPEGVGNDSISQIAQNASEGLLVTLPKSFDADPENKAIVDAIKADGKDPSGPFVFPAYSAVELIAKGIEAAKSEDTDKVAAAIHAGSFKTPTGELSFDEKGDLKDFKFVVYEWHFGKPKTEVSPQ, encoded by the coding sequence ATGATCAAGATTTCCAAGCTGTTCGCCGCAATGGTACTGGCCGGGGTAGCCAGCCATTCGTTTGCCGCCGATACCATCAAAATCGGCATTGCCGGTCCTAAGACCGGGCCTGTGACCCAGTACGGCGACATGCAGTTCATCGGCGCGAAACAAGCTATCAAGGACATCAACGCCAAGGGCGGCGTGGATGGCAAGCAACTCGTAGCCGTGGAATACGACGACGCCTGCGACCCTAAACAGGCCGTGGCCGTCGCCAACAAAGTGGTCAACGACGGCGTCAAGTTCGTGGTCGGTCACCTGTGCTCCAGTTCCACCCAACCTGCGTCCGACGTCTATGAAGACGAAGGCGTCATCATGATCACGCCAGCGGCCACCTCGCCGGACATCACCGCCCGTGGCTACAAGATGATCTTCCGTACCATTGGCCTGGACAGTGCCCAAGGCCCGGCGGCCGGCAACTACATCGCCGACTACGTGAAACCGAAAGTGGTCGCGGTGCTGCACGACAAGCAGCAGTACGGCGAGGGCATCGCCACAGCGGTCAAGCAGACCTTGGAGAAGAAAGGCGTCAAGGTTGCCGTGTTCGAAGGCCTGAACGCTGGCGACAAAGACTTTTCCTCGATCATCCAGAAGCTCAAGCAAAACAACGTCGACTTCGTCTACTACGGCGGCTACCACCCAGAGCTGGGCTTGATCCTGCGCCAGTCCCAGGAAAAAGGCCTGAAGGCCAAGTTCATGGGCCCGGAAGGCGTGGGTAACGATTCCATCTCGCAGATCGCCCAGAATGCCTCCGAAGGCCTGCTGGTCACCCTGCCGAAGTCGTTCGATGCAGACCCGGAAAACAAGGCCATCGTCGACGCCATCAAGGCCGACGGCAAAGATCCAAGCGGCCCATTCGTGTTCCCGGCCTACTCGGCTGTGGAGCTGATCGCCAAAGGTATCGAAGCGGCCAAGTCCGAAGACACCGACAAGGTGGCAGCGGCCATCCACGCAGGTTCGTTCAAGACCCCGACCGGCGAGCTGTCGTTCGACGAAAAGGGCGACCTCAAAGACTTCAAGTTCGTGGTCTACGAATGGCACTTCGGCAAGCCGAAGACCGAAGTCTCCCCTCAGTAA
- a CDS encoding DUF2288 domain-containing protein: protein MTDDTSTLYAKLLGETATIEWKALERFWAKGDLIWVDPGLDLIEVATAMAENRSEIVAKWRSAGTVGPVTAEQALDLQSRDPEIWAVVVSPFIVIQVKQ from the coding sequence ATGACTGATGACACAAGCACCCTCTATGCCAAACTGCTGGGTGAGACGGCGACAATCGAGTGGAAAGCTTTGGAGCGTTTCTGGGCCAAAGGTGACCTGATTTGGGTCGACCCCGGGCTCGACCTCATCGAGGTTGCTACAGCAATGGCCGAGAATCGCAGCGAAATCGTCGCCAAGTGGCGTAGTGCTGGCACTGTTGGGCCGGTCACCGCAGAGCAAGCGCTCGACCTGCAAAGCCGCGATCCAGAGATCTGGGCCGTGGTCGTTTCACCGTTCATCGTGATTCAGGTGAAACAATAA
- the livH gene encoding high-affinity branched-chain amino acid ABC transporter permease LivH, translating to MPEIYHFFQQLVNGLTIGSTYALIAIGYTMVYGIIGMINFAHGEVYMIGSYVAFIALAGLAMMGIHSLPILMTVAFVATICVTSAYGYSIERVAYRPLRNSNRLIPLISAIGMSIFLQNTVLLSQDSKDKSIPNLIPGSFSFGPGGAEEVLVSYMQILVFVVTLVAMTCLTLFISRSRLGRACRACAEDIKMANLLGINTNNIIALTFVIGAALAAVAAVLLSMQYGVINPNAGFLVGLKAFTAAVLGGIGSIPGAMLGGLVLGVAEAFGADIFGDQYKDVVAFGLLVLVLLFRPTGILGRPEVEKV from the coding sequence ATGCCTGAGATCTACCATTTCTTCCAACAACTGGTTAATGGATTGACCATCGGCAGCACCTATGCCTTGATCGCCATCGGTTACACGATGGTGTATGGCATCATCGGCATGATCAACTTCGCCCACGGCGAGGTGTACATGATCGGTTCCTACGTGGCCTTCATCGCCCTGGCAGGGCTGGCCATGATGGGTATCCATTCGCTGCCGATCCTGATGACCGTCGCCTTCGTCGCGACGATCTGCGTCACCAGTGCCTATGGCTACAGCATCGAACGGGTTGCCTACCGCCCCCTGCGCAACAGCAACCGCCTGATTCCGCTGATTTCTGCCATCGGCATGTCGATCTTCCTGCAGAACACGGTATTGCTGTCGCAAGACTCCAAGGACAAATCCATTCCCAACCTGATCCCAGGAAGCTTCTCCTTCGGGCCAGGGGGTGCGGAGGAAGTTCTGGTTTCCTACATGCAGATCCTGGTGTTCGTGGTCACCCTGGTAGCCATGACCTGCCTGACCCTGTTCATCTCACGTTCCCGCCTGGGTCGCGCCTGCCGCGCCTGCGCCGAGGACATCAAGATGGCTAACCTGCTGGGCATCAATACCAACAACATCATTGCCCTGACCTTCGTCATTGGCGCCGCCCTGGCGGCGGTGGCGGCCGTGCTGCTAAGCATGCAGTACGGGGTAATCAACCCCAACGCCGGTTTCCTGGTGGGCCTGAAGGCCTTCACCGCGGCGGTGCTGGGCGGCATCGGCAGTATTCCGGGCGCCATGCTCGGCGGGCTGGTGTTGGGCGTGGCCGAAGCCTTCGGTGCCGATATTTTCGGCGACCAGTACAAGGACGTGGTGGCATTCGGCTTGTTGGTTCTTGTCCTGCTGTTCCGGCCGACCGGCATCCTGGGCCGCCCGGAGGTTGAAAAAGTATGA
- a CDS encoding NAD(P)-dependent oxidoreductase codes for MSAALPSLGFAGIGLMGLPMCRRLLAAGFGLTVWNRSPEKCDALVGAGARLAASPADLCRESDIVLLCLADTAVVREVVFGEQGIAQGGRSGQLLIDLSSLEPTATREMAAELAALCGMAWLDAPVSGGTPGAEAGTLAIMVGGEASDLQRALPILQVLGQRVTHMGGVGAGQVTKACNQMIVACNALVIAEVVALAEQSGVDATLIAQALAGGFADSKPLQILAPQMAESRFEPIKWHVRTLLKDLDGAVKLSREQGTATPLSGLAAQLMRLHGSQGYLQKDPATLVELYRNRE; via the coding sequence ATGAGTGCTGCACTGCCTTCGCTTGGGTTTGCCGGTATCGGCTTGATGGGCTTGCCAATGTGCCGGCGTCTGTTGGCCGCCGGTTTTGGCCTGACGGTCTGGAACCGTAGCCCGGAAAAGTGCGATGCGTTGGTGGGCGCAGGCGCGCGCTTGGCCGCCAGCCCCGCCGATTTGTGCCGTGAGAGCGATATTGTGCTGCTGTGCCTGGCCGACACAGCGGTGGTGCGCGAGGTGGTGTTCGGTGAGCAAGGCATCGCCCAGGGCGGGCGCAGCGGGCAACTGCTGATTGACTTGTCGAGCCTGGAGCCTACAGCTACCCGGGAAATGGCTGCCGAACTGGCTGCCCTGTGCGGTATGGCTTGGTTGGATGCCCCCGTATCTGGCGGCACGCCAGGGGCTGAGGCTGGTACGCTGGCGATCATGGTGGGCGGCGAAGCTTCGGACTTGCAGCGTGCGCTGCCGATCCTGCAGGTACTTGGGCAACGGGTGACGCACATGGGCGGGGTAGGGGCAGGGCAGGTGACCAAGGCCTGCAATCAGATGATCGTGGCATGCAACGCGTTGGTGATCGCTGAGGTGGTTGCCCTGGCAGAGCAGTCCGGCGTTGACGCGACTTTGATCGCGCAAGCCCTGGCTGGTGGATTTGCCGATTCCAAGCCGCTGCAGATCCTGGCCCCACAGATGGCCGAAAGCCGTTTCGAACCGATCAAGTGGCACGTACGCACTTTGCTCAAAGACCTTGACGGAGCAGTGAAGCTTTCCCGCGAACAGGGCACGGCAACGCCGCTCAGCGGCCTCGCCGCGCAGTTGATGCGCCTGCACGGTAGCCAAGGGTATCTGCAAAAAGATCCGGCGACCCTTGTAGAGCTATATCGCAACAGGGAGTGA
- the rapA gene encoding RNA polymerase-associated protein RapA: MAQQYQPGQRWISDSEAELGLGTILAQDGRLLTVLYPATGDTRQYSLRNAPLTRVRFSPGDQITHFEGWKLTVREVEDIDGLMVYHGLDGQNQPRTLPETQLSNFIQFRLASDRLFAGQIDPLSWFSLRYNTLHHTSKQMQSSLWGLGGCRAQPIAHQLHIAREVADRTAPRVLLADEVGLGKTIEAGLVIHRQLLSGRASRVLILVPENLQHQWLVEMRRRFNLQVALFDAERFIESDASNPFEDAQLALVALEWLVDDEKAQDALFAAGWDLMVVDEAHHLVWHEEQVSAEYGLVEQLAQVIPGVLLLTATPEQLGQDSHFARLRLLDPNRFHDLAAFRAESENYRPVAEAVQELLEQGRLSPKAHATIHGFLGAEGEALLAAVNDGDTQASARLIRELLDRHGTGRVLFRNTRAAVQGFPERQLHPYPLANPEQYQDLPAGEHAELYPEVAFQAQGEISDDERWWRFDPRVDWLIDTLKMLKRTKVLVICAHAETAMDLEDALRVRSGIPATVFHEGMSILERDRAAAYFADEEFGAQVLICSEIGSEGRNFQFAHHLVMFDLPAHPDLLEQRIGRLDRIGQKHTIELHIPYLQNSPQERLFQWYHEALNAFLNTCPTGNALQHQFGPRLLPLLEGGDYKAWSGLVSEARAERERLEAELHSGRDRLLELNSGGAGEGQALVEAILEQDDQFALPIYMETLFDAFGIDSEDHSENALILKPSEKMLDASFPLGDDEGVTITYDRGQALSREDMQFLTWEHPMVQGGMDLVLSGSMGNTAVALIKNKALKPGTVLLELLFVSEVVAPRSLQLGRYLPPAALRCLLDANGNDLAARVAFETLNDQLESVPRASANKFVQAQRDVLAKRISGGEAKVMPVHVERVAEAQRRLAAEADEELARLTALQAVNPSVRDSEIEALRKQREQGLAMLDKAALRLEAIRVLVAG, translated from the coding sequence ATGGCGCAGCAGTATCAACCGGGGCAACGCTGGATCAGCGACAGCGAAGCGGAGCTTGGCCTTGGGACCATTCTGGCGCAGGATGGCCGCTTGCTGACCGTGCTCTACCCGGCCACTGGCGACACTCGCCAGTATTCCCTGCGCAATGCGCCGCTGACCCGCGTGCGCTTCTCGCCAGGTGACCAGATCACCCATTTCGAGGGCTGGAAGCTGACCGTACGCGAAGTCGAGGACATCGATGGGCTGATGGTCTACCACGGCTTGGACGGGCAGAACCAACCACGCACTCTGCCGGAAACCCAGCTGTCTAACTTCATCCAGTTCCGCCTGGCCAGCGACCGCCTGTTCGCCGGGCAAATCGACCCGCTCTCTTGGTTCAGCCTGCGTTACAACACGCTGCACCACACCAGCAAGCAGATGCAATCGTCGCTGTGGGGGCTGGGGGGTTGCCGTGCGCAACCGATCGCCCACCAGTTGCACATCGCCCGCGAAGTCGCAGACCGCACTGCCCCGCGGGTTTTGCTGGCCGACGAAGTGGGCTTGGGCAAGACCATCGAGGCGGGCCTTGTGATTCACCGCCAGTTGCTGTCGGGCCGTGCCAGCCGCGTGTTGATCCTGGTTCCGGAAAACCTCCAGCACCAGTGGCTGGTGGAAATGCGCCGGCGCTTCAACCTGCAGGTGGCCCTGTTCGATGCCGAGCGTTTCATTGAAAGCGACGCCAGCAACCCCTTCGAGGATGCCCAGCTGGCGCTGGTGGCCCTGGAATGGCTGGTCGATGACGAGAAGGCCCAGGACGCATTGTTCGCCGCTGGCTGGGATCTGATGGTGGTCGACGAGGCGCACCATCTGGTGTGGCATGAAGAACAGGTCAGCGCCGAGTACGGCTTGGTCGAGCAACTGGCTCAGGTGATCCCGGGCGTGCTGCTGCTGACCGCCACCCCAGAACAGCTCGGCCAGGACAGCCACTTTGCACGCCTGCGTCTGCTCGATCCAAATCGCTTCCACGACCTCGCCGCGTTCCGCGCCGAGAGTGAAAACTACCGCCCGGTCGCCGAGGCCGTACAGGAGCTGCTCGAACAGGGCCGACTGTCACCCAAGGCCCATGCCACGATCCATGGTTTCCTGGGCGCAGAGGGCGAAGCCTTGCTGGCAGCAGTCAACGATGGCGATACTCAGGCCAGCGCCCGGCTGATCCGCGAGTTGCTCGACCGTCACGGTACCGGCCGCGTGCTGTTTCGCAACACCCGTGCGGCAGTTCAGGGCTTCCCTGAGCGCCAGCTGCATCCGTATCCGCTGGCCAATCCTGAGCAATATCAGGACCTGCCAGCCGGTGAGCATGCCGAGTTGTACCCAGAGGTGGCCTTCCAGGCCCAGGGAGAGATCAGTGACGACGAACGCTGGTGGCGTTTCGACCCACGCGTAGACTGGCTGATCGACACCCTGAAGATGCTCAAGCGCACCAAGGTGTTGGTGATCTGTGCCCATGCCGAAACCGCCATGGACCTGGAAGACGCCCTGCGCGTGCGTTCCGGCATCCCAGCCACGGTGTTCCACGAAGGCATGAGCATCCTCGAGCGCGACCGCGCCGCCGCCTACTTCGCTGACGAAGAGTTCGGTGCCCAGGTGTTGATCTGCTCGGAGATCGGCAGTGAAGGCCGTAACTTCCAGTTCGCCCACCACCTGGTGATGTTCGACCTTCCTGCACACCCGGACCTGCTCGAACAGCGTATCGGTCGTCTGGACCGTATCGGTCAGAAGCACACCATCGAACTGCACATCCCATACCTGCAGAACAGCCCACAGGAGCGGCTGTTCCAGTGGTACCACGAGGCTCTCAACGCATTTCTCAATACCTGCCCGACCGGCAATGCCCTGCAGCATCAGTTCGGCCCGCGCCTGCTGCCACTGCTCGAAGGTGGCGATTACAAAGCCTGGTCGGGGCTGGTCAGTGAAGCCCGTGCAGAGCGCGAGCGCCTGGAAGCCGAGTTGCACAGCGGCCGTGACCGCCTGCTGGAGCTCAACTCCGGTGGCGCTGGCGAAGGCCAGGCGCTGGTCGAGGCCATCCTTGAACAGGACGACCAGTTCGCCCTGCCGATCTACATGGAAACCTTGTTCGACGCTTTCGGCATCGACAGTGAGGACCACTCGGAAAACGCATTGATCCTCAAACCGAGCGAGAAGATGCTCGACGCCAGCTTCCCGCTGGGTGACGACGAAGGCGTGACCATCACCTACGACCGCGGCCAGGCACTGTCGCGTGAAGACATGCAATTCCTCACCTGGGAGCACCCGATGGTGCAGGGCGGCATGGACCTGGTACTGTCCGGTTCGATGGGCAACACCGCGGTAGCGTTGATCAAGAACAAGGCGCTCAAGCCCGGCACCGTGCTGCTCGAACTGCTGTTCGTCAGTGAAGTGGTGGCACCCCGCAGCCTGCAACTGGGCCGCTACCTGCCGCCGGCGGCCTTGCGTTGCCTGCTCGATGCCAATGGCAACGACCTGGCTGCACGGGTGGCTTTCGAAACCCTCAACGACCAACTCGAAAGCGTGCCACGGGCCAGCGCAAACAAGTTCGTTCAGGCTCAGCGTGACGTGCTGGCCAAGCGCATCAGCGGTGGTGAAGCGAAGGTCATGCCGGTGCATGTCGAGCGCGTGGCTGAAGCCCAGCGCCGCCTGGCTGCCGAAGCCGATGAGGAACTGGCGCGCTTGACTGCCCTGCAGGCCGTCAACCCCAGCGTACGTGACAGCGAGATCGAAGCCCTGCGCAAGCAGCGCGAGCAAGGCCTGGCCATGCTCGATAAGGCAGCACTGCGACTGGAAGCGATCCGCGTACTCGTGGCTGGTTGA
- a CDS encoding putative bifunctional diguanylate cyclase/phosphodiesterase has product MDWLGLQLFTELPDTGRTLIDCRHEPLLIVIAFAVATAGCFATLDMAERQSNSEHRSAQRQWRMLGACCLAGGIWAMHFISMLAFQAPIEMHYDVTLTGLSLVIALLAAWLAMTSLDRTQMRLHHYLQSALLIGLGIVLMHFVGMAALQTGAQQYYKTSLLLASTAIALLTSLAALLLARYFRNGSGTMHQAMKYGASLLMASGIVATHFTAMAGMTLVLPDTTALNLPSTDNSLQLGLTVALITLLISASSISAALSDKKLQSKEEDLRRYGVLLNQLDQARASLQQAAHYDALTNLVNRRGFNQLFAERMAQQSSDQTRLALMFLDIDHFKRINDSLGHDVGDELLKVIADHIKAATRSQDLVARLGGDEFCVVTSLHNRDEACHLAQRIMQRMKEPIELGGRRMVMTTSIGISIYPDDGQTAEELLKNADLALYQSKGSGRNSLHFFNSSLKNRATLALQLEEELRLALLEERGLCVHYQPIFDLRTGQVAKLEALVRWLHPLHGLIGPDKFIGIAEANGMIIDLDLWVLRHACQDLARLHQHGYAGLKITANCSAVTLGHENLPNEVEMALLEAGLAPGRLELEVTENALMGDIQQTVKLLKRIRNYGVGLSIDDFGTGYSSLAYLKRLPLDVLKIDRSFLQDVPAILKDRQIIQAIIAMAHTLHLEVVCEGVETVEQYEFLAENGCDYLQGYLLSRPVPMSELRPMLDQLERQAPAFTPCCDIALQGSPDLFADTLGYRAGASTARRGR; this is encoded by the coding sequence ATGGATTGGCTGGGTTTGCAACTGTTCACTGAACTGCCGGACACCGGGCGCACCCTCATCGACTGCCGCCATGAGCCGCTGCTCATCGTCATCGCCTTCGCGGTGGCCACCGCAGGCTGCTTCGCAACCCTGGACATGGCGGAGCGTCAATCTAATAGCGAACACCGCTCCGCCCAGCGGCAATGGCGCATGCTTGGTGCATGCTGCCTGGCAGGCGGTATCTGGGCGATGCATTTCATCAGCATGCTGGCGTTTCAAGCCCCGATCGAAATGCACTACGACGTAACGTTGACCGGCCTGTCGCTGGTCATCGCGCTGCTGGCGGCCTGGCTGGCAATGACCAGCCTGGACCGCACGCAAATGCGCCTGCATCATTACCTGCAAAGCGCGCTGTTGATCGGCCTGGGCATCGTTCTGATGCATTTCGTTGGCATGGCCGCACTACAGACAGGAGCCCAGCAGTACTACAAAACCAGCTTGCTGTTGGCCAGCACTGCGATCGCGCTGTTGACCAGCCTGGCGGCGTTGCTGCTGGCTCGCTATTTTCGCAATGGTAGCGGAACCATGCATCAAGCCATGAAGTATGGTGCCAGCTTGCTGATGGCCAGTGGCATCGTCGCCACCCATTTCACCGCCATGGCCGGCATGACCCTGGTGCTCCCCGACACCACTGCACTGAACCTGCCCTCTACCGACAACAGCCTGCAACTGGGGCTGACGGTAGCCTTGATCACGCTGCTGATCAGTGCCAGCAGCATCAGTGCCGCCCTGTCCGACAAAAAACTGCAAAGCAAGGAAGAGGACCTGCGCCGTTACGGGGTGCTGCTCAACCAGCTGGATCAGGCACGAGCGTCATTGCAGCAAGCGGCCCACTATGATGCCCTGACCAATCTGGTCAACCGCCGCGGTTTCAACCAGCTGTTTGCCGAACGCATGGCGCAACAAAGTTCAGATCAAACGCGCCTGGCATTGATGTTCCTGGACATCGACCACTTCAAACGGATCAACGACAGCTTGGGCCATGACGTGGGCGACGAGCTTCTCAAGGTGATCGCCGATCACATCAAGGCCGCCACCCGCAGCCAAGACTTGGTTGCACGCTTGGGCGGCGACGAATTCTGCGTGGTCACCAGCCTGCATAACCGGGACGAAGCCTGCCACTTGGCTCAGCGGATAATGCAACGGATGAAGGAGCCAATCGAGCTGGGTGGCCGGCGCATGGTCATGACAACCAGCATTGGCATCAGCATTTACCCTGACGACGGTCAGACTGCCGAAGAGCTGCTCAAGAATGCCGACCTGGCCCTCTACCAGTCCAAGGGCAGCGGGCGCAACAGCCTGCACTTCTTCAACAGCAGCTTGAAAAACCGCGCCACTCTGGCACTGCAACTGGAGGAGGAACTACGGCTTGCACTGCTGGAAGAGCGTGGCCTGTGCGTGCACTACCAACCCATCTTCGACCTGCGCACAGGCCAGGTGGCCAAGCTGGAGGCATTGGTGCGTTGGCTGCATCCTCTGCATGGACTGATCGGGCCAGACAAGTTCATCGGCATTGCCGAAGCCAATGGCATGATCATCGATCTCGACCTGTGGGTGTTGCGCCACGCCTGCCAGGATCTGGCTCGCCTGCACCAGCACGGCTACGCCGGCCTGAAGATTACGGCCAATTGCTCGGCTGTAACCTTGGGCCACGAAAACTTGCCCAACGAAGTAGAGATGGCATTGCTTGAGGCGGGCCTGGCGCCTGGCCGTCTGGAACTTGAAGTCACCGAAAACGCCCTGATGGGCGACATCCAGCAGACCGTCAAACTGCTTAAACGCATCCGAAACTATGGGGTGGGGCTGTCGATCGACGACTTCGGTACCGGCTACTCGTCTCTGGCCTATCTAAAACGCTTGCCGCTGGACGTGCTGAAAATCGACCGCTCGTTCCTGCAGGATGTGCCCGCCATCCTCAAGGATCGCCAAATCATTCAAGCCATTATCGCCATGGCTCACACCCTGCACCTGGAAGTGGTTTGCGAAGGTGTAGAGACCGTCGAGCAATACGAGTTTCTGGCCGAAAATGGCTGCGACTACCTGCAGGGCTACTTACTCAGCCGCCCTGTACCCATGAGCGAACTGCGGCCAATGCTCGACCAGCTCGAGCGCCAAGCCCCAGCATTCACTCCCTGTTGCGATATAGCTCTACAAGGGTCGCCGGATCTTTTTGCAGATACCCTTGGCTACCGTGCAGGCGCATCAACTGCGCGGCGAGGCCGCTGA
- a CDS encoding M949_RS01915 family surface polysaccharide biosynthesis protein — MPLKHRWLNTSLALGGLLLLGACEQKNFEMLPAIPVEQLEVLGVQTPIKSVHFRDHDGEGLLVLSRSDGQAVDAESEQEVDKVVLKATLYGRAAERDAFKPRWQIEQETTCPGLDLDVDFYADVSDVTDLDKDGTAEVTVASHAFCGGGIDPHDIAIEMREGQNVYTITGQSLITPAGEDPVGGEREDSASLKQAPELLRQHMDSVWQQVYKRPWSEVSSPTDDDLDDDSE; from the coding sequence ATGCCGCTCAAGCACCGCTGGTTGAACACTTCGCTGGCCTTGGGCGGCTTGCTGCTGCTGGGTGCCTGTGAGCAGAAAAATTTTGAAATGCTGCCAGCGATACCTGTCGAGCAGCTCGAAGTGCTTGGCGTACAGACGCCGATCAAGAGCGTGCACTTTCGTGACCACGATGGTGAAGGGCTGTTGGTGCTCAGCCGCAGTGATGGCCAGGCCGTAGACGCCGAATCGGAGCAGGAAGTCGACAAGGTGGTGCTTAAGGCCACCTTGTATGGCCGTGCCGCTGAGCGCGATGCGTTCAAGCCGCGCTGGCAGATCGAGCAGGAAACCACGTGCCCTGGGCTGGACCTGGATGTCGATTTCTATGCCGACGTGAGCGACGTCACGGACCTTGACAAGGATGGTACGGCGGAAGTGACCGTGGCCAGTCATGCCTTTTGCGGAGGGGGCATCGACCCCCATGACATCGCCATCGAAATGCGCGAGGGGCAGAACGTCTACACCATCACTGGCCAGTCGCTGATCACCCCCGCCGGTGAAGATCCGGTCGGCGGCGAGCGCGAAGACAGCGCTTCACTGAAGCAAGCCCCTGAGCTATTGCGCCAGCATATGGACTCGGTTTGGCAGCAGGTCTATAAACGGCCCTGGAGCGAAGTCAGCTCACCGACCGACGACGACCTCGATGACGATAGCGAGTAG